In a genomic window of bacterium:
- a CDS encoding SGNH/GDSL hydrolase family protein — translation MKRRFVRRMVLAAIWLLFVFLLLEVSGFILFNFTAVRPVGCYGYPLGLYVWHPTLDYLYKPGFTGHFSGGPYREISLTINGDGFRDDPFGPPSSGTRRVVVIGDSVVFGSGVRQADRFTEKLLADPAVKDAGVEILNLGVNSYNFGHYLELAKLRYMELEPNMVVVGFTLNDIQKMDRVWPNKQVKAPEGYGEPARVKKWYQKPLWVAASRNTWGLPMRGGLLNMPSRP, via the coding sequence ATGAAAAGACGATTTGTGAGAAGAATGGTACTGGCAGCGATCTGGCTCCTGTTTGTCTTTCTTTTATTGGAAGTGTCCGGGTTCATACTGTTTAACTTTACCGCTGTCAGACCGGTTGGTTGCTACGGGTATCCCCTGGGGCTTTATGTCTGGCACCCCACACTGGATTACCTTTACAAGCCGGGATTTACAGGACACTTCTCCGGCGGACCCTATCGGGAGATATCTCTAACGATCAACGGGGACGGTTTCCGGGACGATCCCTTCGGACCCCCCTCGTCGGGGACCAGGCGTGTCGTGGTCATAGGTGATTCCGTGGTGTTCGGGTCCGGTGTCAGGCAAGCAGATCGTTTCACGGAAAAGCTGCTGGCCGACCCGGCAGTCAAGGACGCCGGAGTGGAGATCCTGAACCTGGGTGTCAACTCCTACAATTTCGGCCATTACCTCGAGCTGGCCAAACTCCGGTACATGGAACTTGAGCCCAATATGGTGGTCGTTGGTTTTACCCTCAACGATATCCAGAAAATGGATCGGGTGTGGCCCAATAAACAGGTCAAGGCGCCGGAGGGTTATGGAGAACCGGCAAGAGTTAAAAAGTGGTACCAAAAGCCTTTGTGGGTGGCCGCATCCAGAAATACATGGGGCTTACCTATGCGGGGAGGTTTGTTGAATATGCCGAGCAGACCCTGA
- a CDS encoding SGNH/GDSL hydrolase family protein: MKNILVRRTFLAILWLLFLFILLQAAGFVLFTFTDARFIGSYGYPAGLYVHHPSLGYLYTPGFQGRFVGGSYNDIELRINETGFRDGPFLTGSGARRRIAVVGDSVVFGAGVREEDRFTDLLGEDDRVKDAGIEFLNMGVNFYTFGHYLALAKLGFMGIEPDLVFVGFTLNDIRTKGGEPPERRLVKGGSVENSKGTKGWFFKPQWLSKIQQALDRTYAGKLVEYVRDLVKVLGTSEEEMKNYHTRWMRSVVEYWSITPNRERLRGEIRAFKVDDGPAWDLLCLCDLSRAQ, encoded by the coding sequence ATGAAAAATATTCTTGTGCGCAGGACCTTTCTGGCGATCCTCTGGCTGCTGTTTCTGTTCATCCTTTTGCAGGCGGCCGGTTTTGTCCTGTTCACCTTCACGGATGCCAGGTTCATCGGTAGTTACGGATATCCGGCGGGACTTTATGTTCATCATCCTTCGCTGGGTTATCTTTATACGCCCGGTTTTCAAGGCCGCTTCGTTGGGGGATCCTACAACGACATCGAGCTGAGGATCAACGAAACGGGGTTCCGGGACGGTCCGTTCCTGACCGGATCCGGAGCCCGGCGCAGGATCGCAGTTGTTGGTGATTCCGTTGTTTTTGGCGCCGGGGTGCGGGAGGAGGATCGCTTCACAGACCTGCTTGGTGAAGATGACCGGGTAAAAGATGCCGGGATCGAGTTCCTCAACATGGGTGTGAACTTTTATACTTTCGGCCACTATCTTGCCCTGGCCAAGCTCGGGTTCATGGGGATCGAACCGGATCTGGTCTTCGTGGGTTTTACCCTCAACGACATCAGAACGAAAGGGGGAGAGCCGCCGGAGCGGCGGCTGGTGAAAGGCGGAAGTGTTGAAAACAGCAAGGGAACCAAAGGCTGGTTTTTCAAGCCTCAGTGGCTCAGCAAGATCCAGCAGGCCCTGGACCGCACCTACGCGGGAAAGCTGGTGGAATACGTCAGGGATCTGGTCAAGGTGCTCGGTACAAGCGAAGAGGAAATGAAGAACTATCACACCAGGTGGATGCGGTCCGTCGTGGAGTACTGGAGCATCACCCCCAACCGTGAACGACTGCGCGGGGAGATCAGGGCCTTCAAGGTCGATGATGGACCGGCGTGGGATCTACTTTGTCTTTGTGATCTTTCCAGAGCGCAATGA
- a CDS encoding glycosyltransferase codes for MKAPPRIAVFIFFSGQGGVERMITNLAQGFLDTGFGVDMVQARTRAEHLDSIPEGVRQIRLGTKHTFSTLPGLARHLRRENPSALLAAKDRAIKVAILARWLSGSRVRLVGRIGTTVSEAISGKNPIRRWLWYTGMRLFYPSADHIVAVSEGVARDLRSITGIAPTRITAVRNPVVSAKILEAAAEPVEHPWFICKEVPVILGMGRLTEQKDFGTLVKAFGLVKEERPCKLIILGEGRQRNPLREIILSLGLGADVDLPGFMSNPHAWMSRSSFFVLSSRGEGSPNVLTEALALGVPSVSTDCPSGPREVLAGGKFGPLVSVGDHIALALAMEQVLDNPLPPGRLKEAAEDYSVEKSTMGYLDALGIRPQ; via the coding sequence ATGAAGGCGCCCCCCCGCATAGCTGTTTTTATCTTCTTTTCCGGACAGGGGGGGGTGGAACGTATGATCACCAATCTGGCCCAGGGCTTCCTCGATACCGGATTTGGTGTGGACATGGTTCAGGCGCGTACGAGGGCCGAACATCTGGATTCCATCCCGGAGGGGGTCCGCCAGATCCGGCTTGGCACCAAACACACATTTTCAACCCTGCCGGGGCTTGCCCGGCACCTTCGCCGGGAGAACCCTTCCGCCCTCCTGGCAGCAAAGGATCGCGCCATAAAGGTGGCCATCCTGGCCAGGTGGCTTTCCGGGAGCCGGGTCCGCCTGGTCGGCAGAATAGGCACCACTGTCTCGGAAGCCATCTCCGGTAAAAACCCCATTCGAAGGTGGCTCTGGTACACTGGAATGCGCCTTTTCTACCCCTCTGCAGACCACATCGTGGCGGTTTCAGAGGGCGTTGCCCGGGACCTGAGGTCCATCACCGGCATTGCCCCGACAAGGATAACAGCCGTCCGCAACCCCGTTGTGTCAGCAAAAATACTGGAAGCGGCCGCTGAACCGGTCGAGCATCCCTGGTTCATCTGCAAGGAGGTTCCGGTCATCCTTGGGATGGGCCGCCTGACGGAACAAAAGGATTTCGGCACCCTGGTCAAGGCTTTCGGTCTGGTCAAAGAGGAAAGGCCGTGCAAACTCATCATCCTGGGCGAAGGACGTCAGCGGAACCCGCTCCGGGAAATCATTTTGTCCCTCGGTCTCGGGGCGGATGTCGATCTCCCCGGATTCATGTCCAACCCCCATGCGTGGATGTCCAGATCGTCTTTTTTCGTCCTGTCGTCCAGAGGGGAGGGATCGCCCAACGTGCTCACAGAAGCTCTCGCTCTGGGAGTACCTTCCGTTTCCACCGACTGTCCCAGCGGGCCCAGGGAGGTTCTTGCGGGCGGCAAATTCGGCCCCCTGGTGTCTGTGGGAGACCACATCGCCCTCGCCCTGGCCATGGAGCAGGTGTTGGACAACCCCCTGCCGCCCGGGCGGCTGAAGGAGGCCGCCGAAGATTATTCCGTTGAAAAGAGCACCATGGGGTATCTCGATGCTCTTGGTATTCGGCCGCAATAA
- a CDS encoding SGNH/GDSL hydrolase family protein, with product MVPKAFVGGRIQKYMGLTYAGRFVEYAEQTLKPLLMTREKTEEYHTKWMRTAVRYWKDDANRESLMRQLGQFKEEMSNQRIPFTFLIFPERNDLQHPDAYSLPREAITDMLRQLDINYCDAYGAFAAEKDVDSLFLAGDSVHYTPEGHSVIKDVLLSCGQAGIVQVSPVFHAESSQP from the coding sequence GTGGTACCAAAAGCCTTTGTGGGTGGCCGCATCCAGAAATACATGGGGCTTACCTATGCGGGGAGGTTTGTTGAATATGCCGAGCAGACCCTGAAGCCTCTACTGATGACCAGGGAAAAGACCGAGGAGTACCACACCAAGTGGATGCGTACCGCTGTCCGATACTGGAAGGACGACGCCAACCGGGAGAGCCTCATGAGGCAGCTTGGCCAGTTCAAGGAGGAAATGTCCAACCAGCGGATCCCCTTCACCTTCCTGATCTTCCCGGAGAGGAATGACCTTCAGCATCCGGATGCGTATTCCCTCCCCAGGGAGGCCATCACGGATATGCTGAGGCAGCTTGATATAAACTATTGCGACGCCTACGGCGCCTTTGCCGCTGAGAAGGATGTGGATTCCCTCTTTTTGGCGGGCGACAGTGTCCATTACACACCTGAGGGGCACTCGGTGATCAAGGATGTTCTGCTTTCGTGCGGCCAAGCGGGTATCGTCCAGGTTTCCCCGGTTTTTCATGCGGAGTCTTCACAACCCTGA